Within the Taeniopygia guttata chromosome 1, bTaeGut7.mat, whole genome shotgun sequence genome, the region CCACAACTGGGTCCTAGGATACAATTGAAAGCACTCTCGTTATGGGCagggtgtttgggaagggaaTGCAAGGTGGAAACCAAAGGCAGAGCGCAGGCAGTGCCTGCGAGaggctgcacacacagcccGCTCCTGCTGCCGATACTCACGGAGTGAGGCATCCCCGAGTGTATGAGAGCCACCACGatcacagagctcagccccaggcCTTCCTCCACTGCACCCTGCAGACATCATAAAACACAGATGAGGGATGCTATgagaagggagaggggaaagttTTCCAATGCCTTCTGGTCCCCTAGCAAATGCCAGCATAAGTAACAGTGCTGGTCCTATTCCTTCTCCTAAGGAGGTGACAGGACTGGTATCCACTTTTAAAGGTCCTGCTTACCAGAGCAGCTCTCTGCCAGGGTTCCCCAATCTCTTCTGGGTAGCTGATTTCCTCCCTCTGCTGAGCACATTCCCCTTTCTCCCAAATATAAGATTTTCAGTAGCAGATTTCAATGCCAGGGGAAAGTGATGTTCCCACAACCCAGCTGCAAGGTGGTGAGTGTTAGCCCTTGAGATGGAGGTAGGGCAGGGCACTATTTCAGTTTCCAAGTGCACATCAAACACAAACCTTCATCATTCATAACTTGAAAAAGTGCCACAGTGACTAGGCAACCCTGAGTGTCACCCAAGGGTGACCCTGGGCACTTCAGAGCCTTCCTCCTGCAACAGAGTTAATTTGTCCTTGGCACTCAAACTGGACCAGAAAGTGAAGGAGATTTGAGGTACCTAAAAAACCACCAGGACATGTCATACCATCAGACCATTGTTGAAGAGCTTCCCCACACTCTTGAAACAGCCAGATGGAGTCTGACTTTTAATCAGGGCACTGGCAGCATCATTTATATTTTGTTCATCTATGTGGATGAAGTCCCGGGCTTGGCTGAAGGTCTTCAGGACAAGAGCAGTAAGCCTAGAGccaaggaaggaagaaagataTAGAACTGAATTGTCACTTGATGCATGTCTTCAAGAGGAGACAGGAGTCTCTGTGTCTTCTACTACATTCTCCATGTAGAAATACCAGCAggccacagcccctgtgcagaTGGAGAACTAGAAGCAATGCACATGAGCTCAAGAAGTTTGAGGTCAGAGCCATGtgcagcaagagaaaaaaattcattttttcagaCCTTCAGAGCTCTTCTAATTCCAACAGGGTACTTTGCTGCCCTGGAGGGCTGACATTTAGTGAGCTCACTATTCCAAATCCTGTTTGGGCATTCTAAAAACCTGTAAAGAAGGTGCTTTTGCTGCCAAGTTTTCAGAATAGGTCTCATTTGGGGTGCCCAAGAACTAACAATCCAACAGGGGTGCTTCGGGTTAGTTCACTTTTGACCAAGGTGTTCCATAGACTAAGAGGAAGATTTTGTATATTTATCCAAACAGATAAATAGGGAAAGTGACGGCATATTGGGGAGTGTGAAACCTGGCATGACATAAATGTTACGGAGTAAGAGATTATTATTGCTCTGATTTCAGCTAGAGTGGagttaatttcttctcagtagcTGTTACAGTGCCATGTTTTGGACTTGGCATGAGGATGGTGTTGAGCGAACAGCCATGTGGTGCTTAATTTCCATCTGGGCTGAAGCCATGACACCTTCCAAAAGGTCTCAGGAGCAATTTCTGTTCAAAACTCCACACCTTCAGACTACCTCAGTTTCCCCAGACCAAAATCCAAGCTAGCTCGAGCCTAACCAGGTCAAACTGTTTGTTGTTCCTCAGTTGTGTTTGGATATTGTTGCTTACCAAGTGTTTCCTGGCTCACTTCCTTCCCCAAAGGCACTGTATGAACCGTCTGTGTGCTTgtacaggagctgctgctgataTCCTGCAGGAAGAGGCTGGGGATAGTGAAGATGCTGTGTGCCTGTCCTGTTCTCCAGGTGCCAACCTGCCCCACCAATCCTGCTGATCATTACAGAGAGCATTATCTCTGAGGAATTTAGCAGAGGGGTGCCGTGTACTGCTTGCTCCACTGACATGCATTAGCCTGATTTACACTGCTGCAATTACCATGATGCCGGGCAAGTGATGCTGCACAAATCCTACTCAGCACCAGGCCTCTGCTGAGGCTCCTTCCACACAAGTACTGTAGTGGACATCACCAGCTTAACAAGCCAGAATTCACTCACCACTTTCCAGATAGCCAATTGCCTTCTGTTTGATTTCTGGAGTCAGCTGTCCTGTTTCTTCAAGGTATCGCGTGATAAAGACGTTTGGGGCAAAATGAACCATGTTCTGCTCACCACAGCCACTGGACATCTGGAGAAGCTCATCTATGTTGTCCAGTGCTGTTCCCATAATGTCACCTGTAGGACAGAACCACAGCTTTGGGAGCCATACATACGCATTCTTGTGTGTAAAACTCTAGTCTCGCAGATTCTCCAGGTAACCTGCAAAGACTGATCTCAGTTCACCTCTGCTCACGTCATGTCTAGAGACTGTAGGAACAGAGATATGGTACTTGGCTGTCTTTCCCCTGGCTTGATGAAATTATACATCCATTCAGTGCCACTTGTATAGGAGAGATAGGATACTGCTCTGGAAGACAGTACCACATCTTGCTGTACATATTCCCTTTCATTACTTTGTTTGCTAAAGAAGACACAGTGGCAACAGAAGAGATGTGTCCTGCAGGGAAAAATATTACTTCCCAAGACTCTTCTAAAAACTCACCTAAGAAAGAGATGTGGGCTCTCTCTGACCCAAGGACAATGTTCTCTGGCATAGTGAAAGAGATGGTCTCTGAAGCTGAAGTTCCTGCAAATGGCAAAAACATCAGAACAACAGGCATGAGGAACACAGGTGTCCCCCAGGAGATGGTGTAAACAGGTCTGGGATCACCTAATCCGTTGGTGAAATCAGTAATCCAAAAGAGAGGATGACACAGAGATCCAGCCACCCATTGATGAGGGTCTGTGATGTGGTCAGGCAGTGGCTTGATGTTGCCAAGAGCTTTTACTACTGGGTAGGGCTGAATGGCTTTGCCTACCCATAAATGTTCCAAGATCCCTGACTTTCTGCTCCCTACACACCTCCAGAGAGTCCTAGAGGTGTTCAAAGACCACACTGCTTCCATCTCACCTCTGTTCTGTGCACAAGCACAGCCCCAGTAAGACAGTACTTGGGGGTCTCTGCACCTACCTTCAGGGCACAGGAATGAGGTGTGGGTcttttcctccagctgcccctctGCCTGGTGGGGAAAAGGCTGGTCAGCTCAGAAGGGAGAGAGGTAAAAtcagagagcagctgtgcagcacccCACCTTTGTGCAAGCACCTTTTCCATCCTTGTGTGCCTTGGCAAAGGGGTTCATATAGACAGCAGAGATATCCATGCCAACAGTGAAGTTGTTCTGGGAAGCAGGTTTCTCAGCTGCTGCATGGCCTTTGACCCCACTGCCCTGCCAGCAAGCAGTTCTGACATTTCTGTCCCATCCAGTCAAGGCGCTCCAGTACAATCTACCCTCAGAATCTCTCCTTGACCAGTCTCCCTGAGAAATGTGCCCACCTCCCTGGCTGACTCCTCCTTCCCAGAGCCACCCACCAGACTGTCTTGAGCACGACCCAGCTCCAGCCTTGCCAGAACCCACAGTGCAGCCTGACCTTCACCAGCAGGTGTTTAACCACTGTGTCCTTCCCTCCAGACTCAGGCACAACAGCTGTACGCTCCGTGCAAACATCTTCCTGCTCCACCACCTCAGCAGTGACGGTGAAATTCACCTTccctaaaaaaacaaaacatcaagAGGCCGGTTGGCACAGCTATGCCTATGTTTTTGTTCACTCAGCCTCGGACTGCTCACTCATGCTTTGCACAGTGGGCCAGCTCTGGCTTCCtcaagcagctctgccagcgCTTCCCACCCCTGCCTCTCCCTTGACCCCTTACCTAATTTTGTAGCCTTCACATCccaggaaaatgtttttgctgAATCAGGGCACAGGCAAAGAGTGAACCTGACATTTTCATGAAGAAACTCAAAATCCCTGGAGTCCATTAGGCTAAGCTGGAGctaaaagtgaaacaaaatggAGTTCAGATTACAGAGCTTctgttgctgctgtgtttttccATTCAGGCCCTCGATTCAAATAATAGTCAACCCCACATGCCAGGGGTGAGTATGTTGACGGCCTGTTGCAGTATCTGTGGGACACCAGCAGTGTCCCATGGATATGCAATTTACATTTGTAAAGTTTGGCTTCTGGGGAGGGATAAACTGGTCAGTGACGGCTCTGTGTGAAACTAAATTGTACAACTTCTTCGGTGTCTTTTGCCCAGTGCCTAAGCAGGCAGCTCCTCTGTTTGGGTCTCTATTAGTAAAGAAGAACACATTCCTCTGCTCCAAACCATCCTGGAGGGAGCCACTCACCGCCATGCACTGCTTCAGGTAGCTGAAGACTTTGACTTTCAGGGGAAAGGACTCTCCCCGGAAAACAGAATAGGGCAAAGTGGGTTCCACAAAGAAGGGCTTGAAGCTCTGCAGGCTGGTGGTCTCTGAGATTCCCAAGCCATGGCTCTCCGAGGTGCAGAAAGTCATGGCTCTCCAGTCTGTGATACTGTCAGGTACTGTGACAGCTAGCTCAGCAGCCCCTGAATCACTGAGGAGAAAACAGAGTGGAAGAGGTTGTCCCCACCATGGAAAGAGCTCTCTTAGGAAGACAAATGCAGAAATTCAGACTATGAAATGGAAGGGCATGTGAAGGTGTGGGGATTCCTGGCATGTAGGACAGAGGTATGGGAAGGATAGCAAATAGGTGAGCAAGGAATGACTTGAGAGGAAAATGCAACGCAAAATTTGCTTCCGAGCAGTGCTGCACCTGAAATTCCTCTTTTGTGTGGACACAGAGGGCTCACAAGGGCCCATGTTATACACCCAGTCTGTGCCATGGAGTATAGTGTGACACTTTCTATTGGGAAAGTGTGGAGACAATGGAACATGTCTCTTCTGAGGTGGATATTGACAGGACAAAAGGTAACACACAGCTGGAATGTGGGAGATTCCGACCTGACATAAGAAAACACCATAAGGATGGTCAAACATGGAAACATAATTTGAGGAATCTCCATCCTTGGGGATACAGAGTATTTTACTACAACTTGATCTATCAGGACCTGCCTTGTGTAGAATGTTGAGCCATGGATCTGTGGAGGCCTCTTACATCCTGAAAGAGTGTGCGATGTTAAATTCCCAGAAGCATTTGGAAAACCTCAAGCAGAGACAATAACTGAACCGAAACTCCATTGTCCTTATTCACTTCCTCATACCTCCTTGTTTTACTTTGTGCACAGAAGGCAATAATGCCctgtctctgctcctgcccaTTCTCTCTGCTGTGTCTGATAGAAAGTCTGTATCCCTGTGGAGCCACAGCCCATAACTACTCACTTGATGGGAACTAGAGTCCAGATGAATGTCTCTGGGAACCAGGTCCGTGCTGGTGCTGACTCGCTGTCCAGCTCGGTgagctctgcctcagcagcttcAACAGCAGCATCTGCTTCTGGGTACAAGCTCTCCAAGTCTGCCAGCTCATCAAAAGCTATTGGGAATACAAGCATTCCTTCAAAGGCAGAGCAACTGTCAAACCAGCATAGAGCTCAGCCAGAAAAAGCTCAGttctctttccctcccacccccaGCCCAAACCCTCTTGTCCTTTCCAAGATGCCCTCAACTTCGTTATTGTCTTCCACAAGACAACCAGGAGGCTACGGGGATTCCAGTATGTGTGCTCCCCCATGAGACATTTTACCTGCTCAAAGTTTTGCTCTCATTCCCTGCAGAAAAGCAGGGATACTGCCCAATGCCAATCTTGGTTCATTCTCTGCTTTCCAGAAAGACCTTTCCTAGTCTtacaaacatattttctttactgaGACAGATGCCCCTCTTGCCCATATTATCTTCCTGCTCACCAGATGAAGCTTGCAAACAGGTTCAAGCCCTGCAGCCACCCCTGTACCCCTCCAGTGCACTGGACACACATTCCTGCCAGGgcctttccctctctctgtgGAGCACATCTCCTGTACAACCTCCCACTCATGTGTGTAAGCCATCCCCAGCTCCTAAATACACTGCATGTTCAGCTGCCCATGTGCAGCCTATATGTTACCCGTGATCTccaaagaaacaggaaaaatcaAGATGTACACATGTAGTCGTAGTCAAAAGTGGTCTGGGTGCGGCATTCAATTGGAGACTTGATTTTAAGGCTGGTTAAAAATGTTAGACCTGCATTCTGGAGgaaagaagggggagaaaagaagGTATATTTCTGTGGAGGCATTGGCATTCCGAGAGCCTgtctctccccctcctcccagcTTATCACAGCTCCTCTGTGGTGTTGCACATGAGCACAACCCGCAAATTTGTATTGGCAGAGAAGGCAGAACTGTCCTGCTCCCAGAGCTTGGTCCTCATGCCAAAGGATTGTGGGGGGTGACCACTTTCATCTGCATGCCTGTACACGAAGTCATTATTTTGGCACCACAGTTCGCTGCCCGCCCTAACCCAGACTTTTCTCTATCCTTCACTGCCATTCCTTTCTACtattctttctctcctttccctgggtTTCCCTTTTCTCTCAGGTGCTTTGCTTCTCTAACCTCCAATTTTTTCTGACACAGGCTGACAATCCACTTTGCTTCCAATCCCTAGAAACTCTGAAGGGGACTAATGGGGAGTTGGGTTCTAGGAATCTGCCTGATCAATGGGAATTTATCATACTGGGAGCATAGAGTGTCATTGATCTCTTAGCTCAGAAGCTTGGTAAATTCAGATTGTGAAGTCACCAGCAGTTACAGGAAAGACAGTCTGAATCTACCTGTGCTGACCTGGGATACAAAAGTGCTCAGCTCTGATATTTCAGGCTTTTTAGAAAGTAGATTTACCTTCAGAAATTCATAAACATCTGGTTGGGACACTGCATAAGAGTATCTGTTGTACATGAATGGTGACATCATTCCTGGTGAAAGGGTTGTCTGAGAGGCATCAGTGATTCCAGGGCTCTTGTGGACAGTGCAATAGTCACTGTAGACAtctgtgagggtgctgagctgctcctgagcatAGCTGAACATATTATACACCTGTATGGAGAGAATAAGAACAGTACAGGTCAGTGTGAGAGGTGGGAAGATTTTAAGTTCTATCCAGAAATTTCCTGTGGTCTCAGAGGCCAAGCTCAGGTTCTGCCTGTCACAAAAACCCAACTCCAAgaggtttttaattttatagagAACCTCCACAAATTTTGCATGTATAGCACCAGAGAAGAACATGAGCCCCTCTGGGGGTATGGCTGCATAGCTGTGGCCACTTCTAGCTTAATAATTGTACCTGTGAACTGAATGCAAACACTAATGACACCTGCCCTGCATAGGGGGAACATTGGACAGCTTCCTGTCTGACAGAAGACGCATCCTGGATCCACCAAGACAGTGTCAAGAGGCAATTCAGATGTCCCTTAGACCAAGGTCTAGAAGAGAAAAGCGACCCTTCCACTGCCAATACACCACAAAGAGCACACTCTGTGAATGGAAGGACTGTCTGGTTTATGTGAGCTGGAACAAAGACAAGAAGCCTATCCTATGCATGGCATTTTTTCTTAgcacaacttttttttcagagcattgTTGTGAATCAGTTCAGGAGATGGATGTCTCTTGCCTTCTGCTTGCCACTGTGGTAAAGCACTTTAACAAGGATGTGACTTCAGGCTGTAGCTGGGGATGACAGTGGGTTATTCTAACAGATAAACTCTCTGTAGGCACTGGAAATTTTGGCTGGTGTTTGATGCTTGCcttcattttttcttattaaaccATGCCCTGTCCCCATTCAAGCACTTGTTGATATATCTACCATGCCTCATTAGGCAGCAATGGTCAGCATGAGGTGACTCACACTATCCCTGGATAGCTCAGCCTCTGGCCTCAGGAGAAGGACACTTTTGTCTACTGCACGGATGCTGCACAGGGAGCCTGGCGCAGCCTGCACATGGAGACGGACAGCCGATCCAGGGAGAGCCACTGCGTCCGAGAAGCTGAGCTTCACCTGGAACAGCAGAAGAAAGGGGGACTGCAGACACTGAGATGAAGGAAAGGGGAAGCTGGGGTTATTGGATTCTGCTGCATATCTACTGCCAGTCTGCAGATCATCAGCCAGCCTCCAGCCTACCTGCCCCCCTATGTTTTGTGCACTGCTTACACGGTTCCTGAAGCAGCTGGACACTTTCAGACGGAGGGTGTCTGCTGCCACTTGTCCCTCAGGGAAGGCAATGTAAACAAAGAGGGTAGCCATGGAGGAAATGAGATCAATGGGCAGACTGACATTGAAAGCCCCACTGTACTGacctgaaggaaggaaaaaattgaaaaagtaCAGCAAGGTGCAAGGCAGTCTGCAATCCAAGGGTGACAGCAGCAATGTGCTCTTCCTCTGTAATACTTCTGTACAGATTCTTGCATAAAAACTATTCTGCCTTGCTTCTGGGGAGGCCACAGCTAGGCCAGGATGGAGGTTTTTACAGCAGTGACCTTATATAATGACACACCTTGGCAACAGTGAGCACTTGGAAGAGAAATTACTTTCCACTTGAGCCCAGAAAGACTCCATAAGTTACCTTGGAAGTCTCTGACAATTTCCTGCTTGGCAGATAAACTCTGACAGTGTCATCAtttaaacagcagaaaaaaaaaaaaaaaaaaaaaggaaattaaagacagaaaaaaaatagcatatttCCTAGAGGTTTTTTGTGCCAGCTCTGTGGTTTCCTGTTAGTCTcagatctctttttttctccttctccatctAGGCTGGAAAGACTTTCTTGGTGGATCCCTTAATCTGTTCCTGGGAGTTAGATGTTCTTACCTGATGGTGGATCAAGAAGCACTGTTGTTTGGCCATGATGCACGAGGGACCCTCTGGCCATAACCTAAAGGGTAATGAACAGAACAAAGGGTTGAGAGTGCCTCTGCTCCACGCTTCTGGGCTCGCAAagggctctgtgctgacacAGACCGGGCTCAGAGCTGACCTTGCTGGCGCTGCCCGCACTCACCAGGTGGTAGAAGTGTGCTCTGGCAGCCCGGTGGCCCAGCTCTGTGGCAAGGATGTGGTAGTGCACAGTGACCTGCTGCACATCCCcacaggctggcactgcccgcACGGGCTGGATCCTCACAGAGCTGCGGCTGGAGGAGTAGGAGGCCGTCAGTGGGAGCGATGCGGTGCCGTAAGACACCTTCATGTTTTCGCTGTTCACGTCCTCTGGCTGGGATTTTGCCTgtggcacagaaaaaaatgtctgaggATTTCTTACAGCTCTTCATGCACCAAAACCAAGGCTGACTAAGCAGTGGGCTCTGAACTATCCCAGCGTAGGGTGTCTACTTCCACCTACACCAAGTTCAATATGTGGGTAAAGTATTAGCATAGATCTGCCCTTATAATGTATTTCAATTCTAGTTACCTGCTTAGCTCCAGACTGGTTTGCAATAACTGGTTCCTAACCTGTAGTATAACTTTACTGCTGTTGACCCATGCTGATGTCTCTAAGACGAAGGAGGCCATCCCAGTGTCATCTGTGAGGTAGGTCTTGGTCTGCTTCCTGCTCCCGTAGGACACTGTAAGAATCACCTTCTTGTTCTTCATGTGTGTCCCATTGGCACTTCTCAGTTCCAGCTGTAACAATGCAGAGAACAGTCAGAGAGTTGGAGGCCTCAGGACTGAAAATCCACATCCCAGCAGAAGTCCCAGTCTACTCTACAAAGAGACTCTCAGTGTGATATTTAGCATCTCCAACCCTTCCCCATTTATGCAGTGGCCATCTCATCTAGCAAAGCCACAGATCCTGCAGTCACTCCTTTGGATaactgttgccctgatttttaaaagtgttaagttttcttttatagttcttttgaaagttttaaagttctcataaaacttcttcagccttctgatctgtttacatatttctactggagttctcacacactgttcatgtaaataatgattgttttgcattcttctttgtgggaggagagaattgatggactgttagtttgaccagtgtcgttggagaggtggtaattccatcctccaatccacggTCACCtctggaattctataaataccagatgcttgaataaaactttctcttttttctcctttgaacttaccaagcgTCTGTGTACTTACTTTGTGTCCAGTAGTGACATGTAACCTCTTGGTAGATATATCAAAGGAGGGTCTGGGAGAGAGGATTGTACTGGCAGCTTTGGGCAGCTCAGAACAAGGGGACCCCTGGGCACTTCTGTGCCTATCTGCTTAGACCCAGCTGCTGGGCTTTCCAAGTTTCCCTTTTCACTCACATTTCCATAGTAGGGAGCTCCTTGCTGATAGTAGTAGCTCGTCCCCCAGAACTGGAGAGCTGTGATATCAAAAGTGACCTTGCAGTTTTCAGTGGTGTTGAACTCCACCCCTGGGAAAGACAGGAGGCACATGCAGGTGAGTATCGTGTCTAAGCAGGCATCAAGAGTGGATAACCTCAGTTAAGGGGTGGACTATCACTCATAGGGCATTGCAGTTTCTCCATGCAGCTTCAGGAGTCATTTGACACATATGCACCCAGCTATGGTGCCTCCTACACTCTGATGTGACAGAATGACAGCAGTCTATCTGGAGCTCTCTGTCAGACACTTCTCAAAGACTCTTTCTCACTTTAAGATGGTCCTACTCATAACTGTCCTCTTCcattctccttccctcctcacaGCAGTCACTAAAAGGCAGCatttttccttgcctttcccATGTCAGTTCACAGCCTGAGGTTTTGTCCTGTGTACCCATCTGAAATCACTGCAGTTATGTGGATGTGTGCCACTGCTTCTGGCAAAGGGCtgtgaaacattttcttcacaggaagaaaaggaaggctTTGCAAAATCTTGTGAGAGTAGGAACATTATAAGAAACCTTATCTTCCCATCTGGGATGTGGAGATAAATCTAATGAGGAGCTAATAACAGTACACAGTCAGGGCCTTGATTATCTCCAGTTGCTCTGAATAACATCCCATTCCAATAGACTGTCCTAAAATATGGTTTAAGAACAAGAAAACCTGGCCTGGCCCACCTCTGTACACATTTTTAATGTGATGAGAAGACAAGAGAAAGTAGCTTTTGCTCATCTctgtcaaaataaaattactgcCAGAGCAGGCATCAAGAGTGGATGAACTCAATTGTCTTACAGATAAAAACCCAAAGACAAGTACATTTTATGAGTGTATAATAAAAGATTTTCCACAAAGTGTAGAATCAGTTTTTATTACCTGTTCCACTTTCTTTCAGAAAAGCCTCAGCTTCCAGATTGAAATCATAATTATCACCATGCTTCCGGAGGAAAACCTTAGTATTCACTTTAGTGGAAAAGCAGCCATCGTTGTTTGTCTGGGAACGTGAAATTGTATTTGTTAACCAATCATGAAGGCAAAGGAGTGTTCTATCTCTTtgccctcttccctcccttttGCAAGAGGGGTGGGTGTCTCCCATGCTCACCTCGCCGGTGTAATCCTTACAAATACTGCGCTTGGCTTTGGAAGACTTGCGGTTATAGCGGATGTGTTTACGGCACACCACAGCCTTCACGCTACCCTGGACTGCTTTCCCATAGGTGTACCTGGCAAAGGGAGCACAGAGGACTTACACTCACACAGAAACATTGGCTCAGGAGTGAGGAATGTCAGCTTTACCCTGTGCTTTGCAGTTATACAGCTCAGCAGAGGAGGCCAACAAGTACAAACGGCCTCATCAGATTGAGACAGAAGGCAGTGGTGGGTGAGGTCTCTCCAAGTCAACACTAGTCCTACCAGGCAGGGATAGGGGACATTGTGTTGGCCACAAGCCGAGCCATTATTCCTACAACACTGTCACTAACAAATACAGCAGAAGTGCTGTGTTGTAGGGCACATGCTGCATTGACGAAATGCACTGCCACACTTTCAGACTCACAGAGAATGTAGGGAGAGAGAATATGGAGAAAGGTGAGAATCCAGGAGAATTGCTTAGCAAAGGATGACAGGGTACCAACTCTTGGGGTGAGGGTAGGGTTGGCAGAGACCATTTTGAGCTCAGTTATTgatggctgtgcatttttcaaACCAGTAAAAATGCACCTTCTGCCATGATAAGTCAGCTCACATGCCACAGACGTGGAGAGGGAAGTTTTCCTCTAGGATGGTGACCACCTGAGGCATCTGGATGGAGACACTGAACTTGGGCAGCACTGtgtgaaagcaagaaaaagataATTCAGTGAGAATAGAAAGACTTAATTTGCTCCAATCCTTAAAAAGTGgttgtttacagaaaaaaaaaatctctctttttgTCCCAGCACATGGCCTGGTAGGAATACACCAACAGCCCAGCTAGGAGAATGGGACAGGAGTAGGCAGTCTCCTCCCTAGAGCACAGCTGGGGGACATTGTCTCAGCCCCATCTGCAGGATATGGGGGAGGAGAAAGCCAGTGGGCCTGGATGTAGGTAAGTGATTATACCTGCGGGCAGGCAGCTGCACTTCCCAGGAGACAGCAGAACCAGCACAGCTGTTCACAGCTGCATGGCCCATCCAGCTCTGTTTGTCGAGGGCGCTGGAGGCTGGCAATACACCTTTCTCTGCTGCCACCAGCTTCCTGAGACTCTTACCATACTCCTCTACCCTGAAGGTGCGTGTGAGGCCAGGCATTCTGATGCTGTACTCTCCGAGCGGTGCTTCTGCAGCCAGCGGGAAGGACAGATCCACAATGCCTCCCACAGGTGTAACATCCAGCCACTGTGCAATCCGGTTCCCTTTGGGGTCCTGCACAAGTGGAGTAGAGAGTAGTTATTTTCTAGCACAAAAAGACTTTTGCAGGATGTCCAACATACCAACATATGTCTGAACACATATTCTCTTTTCCTGAGAGCCCAGGTCTATGGCACAGCTACAATGCTCAGGTGAGCCCAAGTTCAAAGAGGAAAGGACTTTTCTCCCTGTCTCATTGACAAAGTAAATCTATCATATCATTGTTCCCTGGTGGCATTGCCATCTCTGACTGCTGCAAAACTGTTGTTTACTGCCTGCCTATCTCAATAAGAGAAAGAAGTGGTCCTTCTTTAGAGATCTCTGCGGTCACCTGAGCTGGCACAGCTCACAAGGTCACTGTGGAGACATTCTGCCTAAGGCATGAGCTACTGGGAAGTGATGTCTTGAATCCCCAGGAAAGAATGGGGAAACAAGTCCAGGACTCCATGCAGGGCAACCATTGAGGCCCAGTCATGAAGGACAGTGTTCTCCCACCGCTGGTTCTGGGAGGGCAGGGTACAGAACTCTGCTACAGCCACACTGCCCAGCCAGTAGGAGCTTTGTGATAAGTTGATGCTTAATGTGGAACAAGTGGGCACTGCTGAAAAGGTGACGCTGGATCAGAGTGCTATGTTTGCATAAACTGGCATAAAGTATTGCACAGATGTCTCAAAATGGTGTTCATGTAATGATTCCTCACTGGGTATGACATGTATATTAACTACTGCCCATTGCTAGCTGGGACTCTGACCTC harbors:
- the LOC100231773 gene encoding alpha-2-macroglobulin-like protein 1 isoform X3; the encoded protein is MWRIILLWGCILLLPSAAGMPAMLNYAVAIPSQLYHPFSETVCLQLSREQAVPIHVSVTLQSRAGNETLITQSVSQLPFFHCRSFQVPPPVGNPDEVAFVVITVSEANSEFQKKQKVLIKHADKKTFIQTDKPVYKPGQIVKLRIVTLDQNFIASSETQRLVELKDPKGNRIAQWLDVTPVGGIVDLSFPLAAEAPLGEYSIRMPGLTRTFRVEEYVLPKFSVSIQMPQVVTILEENFPLHVCGMYTYGKAVQGSVKAVVCRKHIRYNRKSSKAKRSICKDYTGETNNDGCFSTKVNTKVFLRKHGDNYDFNLEAEAFLKESGTGVEFNTTENCKVTFDITALQFWGTSYYYQQGAPYYGNLELRSANGTHMKNKKVILTVSYGSRKQTKTYLTDDTGMASFVLETSAWVNSSKVILQAKSQPEDVNSENMKVSYGTASLPLTASYSSSRSSVRIQPVRAVPACGDVQQVTVHYHILATELGHRAARAHFYHLVMARGSLVHHGQTTVLLDPPSGQYSGAFNVSLPIDLISSMATLFVYIAFPEGQVAADTLRLKVSSCFRNRVKLSFSDAVALPGSAVRLHVQAAPGSLCSIRAVDKSVLLLRPEAELSRDSVYNMFSYAQEQLSTLTDVYSDYCTVHKSPGITDASQTTLSPGMMSPFMYNRYSYAVSQPDVYEFLKNAGLTFLTSLKIKSPIECRTQTTFDYDYMSFDELADLESLYPEADAAVEAAEAELTELDSESAPARTWFPETFIWTLVPINDSGAAELAVTVPDSITDWRAMTFCTSESHGLGISETTSLQSFKPFFVEPTLPYSVFRGESFPLKVKVFSYLKQCMALQLSLMDSRDFEFLHENVRFTLCLCPDSAKTFSWDVKATKLGKVNFTVTAEVVEQEDVCTERTAVVPESGGKDTVVKHLLVKAEGQLEEKTHTSFLCPEGTSASETISFTMPENIVLGSERAHISFLGDIMGTALDNIDELLQMSSGCGEQNMVHFAPNVFITRYLEETGQLTPEIKQKAIGYLESGYQQQLLYKHTDGSYSAFGEGSEPGNTWLTALVLKTFSQARDFIHIDEQNINDAASALIKSQTPSGCFKSVGKLFNNGLMGAVEEGLGLSSVIVVALIHSGMPHSDPVVVKALKCIRDLVHADTGSPNLYSLALAANAFAVAGDKALRQKILKRLDKAAIISDDQIFWSQQSKQEEDSLSWYRAPSVDVELTSSILMAHLTKSSLSSDEIKKASKIVSWLTKQQNPYGGFASTQDTVAALEALALYATNIFSKDSPDLQVSLTSKGFSQNFRVDKSNRLLLQTVELPAIPQDYTLHVQGHGCLFLQAILRYHIPPLRSEATFAVSVQTECTVPDASRFPVTIRARYTGNRVSTNMVLIQVELLSGYSPVAGSLEELKKMPLVKKVESKADQVVLYLEELTRQPQTYTFLVEQDMQVKDHKPANIKIYDYYMPEETAMMSYSVPCK